CAACATGGCATTGATTTGTCCCGCGTTGCAGGGACTGGAGCAGGCGGGCGCATTACCCGTAAAGATGTCCAAGCGATTATCGACGCGGGCGGTCAAAAGCCAGCTGAGACAGGAAAGGAAACGGTCGCGCAGGCACCCGTAGCAGCGGTCGAACAAACTACTGTCGTTTCAACACCCGCACCGGTAGCACCAGCTTCTACTCCTGCTGTTTCCGTAGATATTCCGGTTGCAAGCGGTGATCAAGTTGTACCTGTAACCTCCATTCGTCGTACGATTGCTAACCGGATGGTGCAGAGCAAGCATGAAGCTCCACATGCTTGGACGATGGTCGAAGTAGATGTGACAAATCTCGTTAACTTCCGCAATCAGGCAAAAGGCGAATTTGCGAAAAAAGAAGGGCTCAACCTCACGTTCCTGCCGTTCTTTATCAAAGCGGTTGTAGAAGCGTTGAAAGAGTACCCAATGATCAATTCCACATGGGCACATGACAAAATCATTGTGAAAAAGGACATCAACATCTCCATCGCAGTAGCTACGGAAGATGCTCTCTATGTTCCTGTCATCAAGCATGCTGACCAAAAATCAATTCTTGGCATTGCTAAGGCAGTCGATGATCTGGCAGCGCGGACCCGTGCAGGGAAATTGACGATGGATGATATGACAGGTGGGACCTTTACGGTTAACAATACAGGCTCCTTCGGCTCTGTTTTGTCCCAGCCGATTATCAATGCTCCGCAAGCTGCGATTCTTAGTGTCGAGTCCATTGTGAAACGCCCTGTCGTCATTAACGATATGATCGCAGTGCGTTCTATGGTCAATCTGTGCATGTCCTTGGATCATCGCGTGCTGGACGGTCTGATATGCGGGCGATTCCTGCAAAGTGTGAAACAAAAGCTTGAAAATGTAGGACCGGATACCAAGTTGTACTAGGGTGTCGAAAAACCAGGTCAAGTAAAGACCTGGTTTTTTTGATAAAAGAATCGCCAAAAAAATTTTTCCAAATGGATCATTACGTATGTAACTTTTTCCGAGACATCTTCGTCATAACAGTTGGAGCCAGTAAGTCTCATAAATGACATAGAAATCATTCCCACCTGATAGCATTTGTGGTAGACTGGTAGCGTCCTGCTAGAGGGTTTTCCAGATTAAGGGTAAATATGGGAGGAAAAACATGGAGAAAAGTAAAAAAGCACTACCAATAGTGCTGGCATCAGCGCTGGCCGCTACACCTTTTGTTGCAGTACCGCAAGCATATGCAATTGAAAAGTTGGATGTATCAGCTGACAACGATGGTGCCGGGAAAGAAAGTGAGTATGATATTAAATTCACGCTAGAAGAAGACCTGGCGAGTGGAGATACCATCACGGTTGATTTCGACGATGATTTCGATGTGGATGATAGTATCAGTAAGAAAGATATTTCCGGTATAGATGTGAAAAGGGTAGAAGTGGATGACAATGAAGTGACCATCACGGTGG
This genomic stretch from Brevibacillus brevis harbors:
- a CDS encoding dihydrolipoamide acetyltransferase family protein, with the protein product MATKVLMPQLGESVTEGTISKWLVNVGDTVKKYDSLAEVTTDKVNAEVPSTVSGRVTEIVVPEGETVAVGTLILYIEESGAEGGTAAPASTTETTAPQAPVTEQPKAATPAVSIEQAPVVDGSKQRYSPAVVMLSQQHGIDLSRVAGTGAGGRITRKDVQAIIDAGGQKPAETGKETVAQAPVAAVEQTTVVSTPAPVAPASTPAVSVDIPVASGDQVVPVTSIRRTIANRMVQSKHEAPHAWTMVEVDVTNLVNFRNQAKGEFAKKEGLNLTFLPFFIKAVVEALKEYPMINSTWAHDKIIVKKDINISIAVATEDALYVPVIKHADQKSILGIAKAVDDLAARTRAGKLTMDDMTGGTFTVNNTGSFGSVLSQPIINAPQAAILSVESIVKRPVVINDMIAVRSMVNLCMSLDHRVLDGLICGRFLQSVKQKLENVGPDTKLY